The Quercus robur chromosome 7, dhQueRobu3.1, whole genome shotgun sequence genome has a segment encoding these proteins:
- the LOC126691475 gene encoding uncharacterized protein LOC126691475 codes for MREGETLKAYSDRYWEMYNEMEGNYDDVAISTFKRGLSTEHGLRKSLTGKPVTSVRQLMDKIDKYKRVEEDQQTGKGKAKVVPQERRDFRSDRIINSNRPRRDYSEQSGSIGAQAVHAVFQEPLHKILEKVKHELFFQWPGRMASDPSKRNQNLYCAYH; via the coding sequence atgcgagaaggagaaacaCTAAAGGCCTATTCAGACAGGTACTGGGAAATGTATAATGAGATGGAGGGAAATTAtgatgacgtcgccattagtACATTCAAGAGGGGCCTGTcgacagagcatggcttaaggaagtCCCTGACTGGGAAGCCGGTCACTAGTgtgcgccaactcatggacaaaatcgacaagtacaaaagggtcgaggaAGACCAGCAGACGGGAAAGGGcaaagcgaaggttgtccctcaggaaaggagggacttcaggtcggaccgtaTTATCAATAGTAACAGGCCGAGAAGAGATTACTCGGAACAGTCTGGATCCATTGGGGCGCAGGCAGTCCATGCTGTGTTCCAAGAACCATTACACAAGATCCTAGAGAAGGTAAAGCACGAACTGTTCTTTCAATGGCCAGGCAGGATGGCAAGTGACCCCTCGAAACGTAACCAGAATCTGTATTGCGCGTACCACTGA